One region of Ahniella affigens genomic DNA includes:
- a CDS encoding LytR/AlgR family response regulator transcription factor: MSPIRCLLIDDEPLARRGLRLRLSQLLQSEPELGPLDVIGEASNGREGLALIEADAPDLVFLDIQMPGLDGFQMLAALPVAQWPLVIFVTAYDHYALDAFRVHAVDYLLKPVDAEPLRAALIRARKLLPNRVDPDADNHAALMNLVGAERGLSLAETQDDRLTLKDGNSLIRIPIQDIQWIDAAGDYVVVHTANGNHIARASLRELEDRLPPERFARIHRSTIVAISAVQRLRPHQNGEYFIDLDGGKELKLSRGYRTQIERFV, from the coding sequence ATGAGCCCGATCCGCTGCTTGTTGATCGACGACGAACCGCTGGCGCGCCGCGGCTTGCGCCTCCGTCTCTCGCAACTTCTGCAGAGCGAGCCCGAGCTCGGCCCGCTCGACGTGATCGGTGAAGCCAGCAATGGCCGCGAAGGCTTGGCGCTGATCGAGGCCGACGCACCGGATCTGGTGTTTCTGGACATTCAGATGCCTGGCCTCGACGGCTTTCAGATGTTGGCCGCGTTGCCGGTGGCGCAGTGGCCACTGGTTATTTTCGTGACCGCGTACGATCACTATGCGCTCGATGCGTTCCGAGTTCATGCGGTCGATTACTTGTTGAAGCCGGTTGATGCGGAACCCCTTCGCGCCGCGTTGATCCGAGCGCGCAAGTTGCTGCCCAATCGCGTCGACCCCGACGCTGACAACCACGCGGCGCTGATGAATCTGGTTGGCGCCGAACGGGGTCTGAGTCTCGCCGAAACCCAGGACGATCGGCTGACGTTGAAAGACGGCAACAGCCTCATTCGGATCCCGATTCAAGACATCCAGTGGATCGATGCCGCCGGCGACTACGTTGTTGTCCACACGGCAAATGGCAATCACATCGCCCGTGCGAGCCTCCGCGAACTCGAAGACCGCCTACCTCCGGAACGCTTCGCTCGGATTCATCGCTCCACCATCGTGGCGATCAGCGCCGTGCAACGCCTCCGCCCGCATCAAAACGGCGAGTACTTCATCGACCTGGATGGCGGCAAAGAACTGAAACTGTCCCGCGGGTATCGCACGCAGATTGAGCGGTTTGTCTGA
- a CDS encoding sensor histidine kinase, with the protein MNTMFRLHFWPLQILGWSAYLLVNYLSAVAHGKTFDYLDVSLTISVGGFLLTWPLHHVLKRIWQWSPWRLLRVLVPCFVLVTVTMGFISAFSVQTYCPNECVPRNVYGYLAYSGSAAMVVMSWIGLWFGIRLQRAYSEERQRVLQANQQAHEAQLKMLRYQLNPHFLFNTLNAIATLVLEQSNDTAERMLGALSRFLRYTLEQEPQQRVPLQREMEILNLYLGIEKMRFPDRLQLDIRLDPALDQALVPSLILQPLVENAIKHAVARSERACTLQIHISREGQLLRLRVADDGPGCDPKVIAEGCGVGLRNTRERLQTLYGSAQQLLVSERPEGGVAVEITLPLQWAAPR; encoded by the coding sequence ATGAACACCATGTTTCGCTTGCATTTCTGGCCCTTGCAGATCCTGGGCTGGTCGGCCTATTTGCTCGTCAACTACTTGTCTGCGGTCGCGCACGGCAAGACGTTCGACTATCTCGACGTCTCGCTGACAATCAGTGTTGGCGGCTTTCTGCTCACGTGGCCGTTGCATCACGTTCTGAAGCGGATCTGGCAGTGGTCGCCGTGGCGGCTGTTGCGGGTGCTGGTGCCGTGCTTTGTGCTGGTCACTGTCACGATGGGCTTTATCAGTGCCTTTTCGGTGCAGACCTACTGTCCGAACGAGTGCGTGCCCCGCAACGTGTACGGCTATCTTGCGTATTCTGGCTCGGCGGCAATGGTCGTGATGAGCTGGATCGGGCTCTGGTTCGGAATTCGGTTGCAGCGCGCGTATAGCGAGGAGCGGCAACGGGTGCTGCAGGCCAACCAGCAGGCCCACGAAGCGCAGCTGAAAATGCTGCGCTACCAGCTCAATCCGCATTTCCTGTTCAATACGCTCAATGCCATCGCCACATTGGTGTTGGAACAATCGAACGACACCGCCGAGCGAATGCTTGGGGCTCTGAGTCGATTCCTCCGCTATACGTTGGAGCAGGAGCCGCAGCAGCGGGTGCCATTGCAGCGAGAAATGGAAATCCTCAATCTGTATCTGGGGATCGAGAAAATGCGCTTTCCAGATCGGCTGCAACTCGACATCCGTCTTGATCCAGCCCTGGATCAAGCGCTGGTGCCGAGTCTGATTCTGCAGCCACTGGTGGAGAATGCCATCAAGCACGCCGTCGCGCGCTCCGAGCGCGCGTGCACGTTGCAGATTCATATCAGCCGCGAGGGCCAGTTGTTGCGATTGCGCGTCGCGGATGACGGTCCGGGGTGTGATCCCAAAGTGATTGCTGAAGGCTGCGGCGTCGGGCTTCGCAATACCCGCGAGCGCCTGCAAACGCTGTATGGCTCGGCACAACAGTTGTTGGTCAGCGAGCGGCCCGAAGGTGGTGTGGCGGTCGAGATTACGCTGCCGTTGCAATGGGCCGCGCCGCGATGA
- a CDS encoding efflux RND transporter periplasmic adaptor subunit yields MNKRLLMVSSMTTAALLLGAMVSSAQMAKPTVITAPVTESPLAATRALQGTVVPADEAALATRLSGRLKQVANLGAKVKAGDVVARLDDAQAALAVQREQARLARLRAERDLADRQVQRLQSLSDAIPLAQRDEARARADVLNAQLAEAEVALRLAELDLAETTIRAPFAGVVSAQMKHAGEQAAAGEAIVQLTNTERLELDLAVPVDLAAWAKPGDALLVGEGDAAQPAAVRALVPGPAQSRQLHARLKLDRMFRDPIGAALSVRWPSAKAQVALTVPADAIVRRPEGTHLVRIQSGKAERVPVTLSAEAGLRVAVIGAVNPGDQVVVRGAERLQDGAEVQVLEATQVATRAGVAPGGRCVGLTPSSSC; encoded by the coding sequence ATGAACAAACGTCTTCTGATGGTGTCGTCGATGACGACTGCTGCGCTGCTGCTGGGGGCCATGGTGTCGTCCGCGCAAATGGCCAAACCTACGGTTATCACCGCGCCGGTGACGGAGTCGCCGTTGGCTGCGACCCGGGCCTTGCAGGGCACCGTTGTGCCCGCTGACGAGGCGGCATTGGCCACGCGTTTGTCTGGGCGCCTGAAACAGGTTGCGAACTTGGGGGCGAAGGTCAAAGCGGGTGATGTGGTCGCGCGGCTCGATGACGCACAAGCGGCCTTGGCCGTGCAGCGCGAACAAGCCCGACTCGCGCGTCTGCGCGCCGAACGCGATCTGGCTGATCGCCAGGTGCAGCGTCTGCAGAGTCTCAGTGATGCCATCCCGCTCGCGCAGCGTGATGAGGCGCGAGCGCGTGCGGACGTGCTGAATGCGCAGTTGGCCGAAGCCGAGGTCGCGCTTCGGCTCGCCGAGCTCGATCTCGCCGAGACCACGATTCGCGCGCCATTCGCCGGCGTCGTCAGCGCGCAGATGAAGCATGCGGGCGAGCAGGCCGCAGCCGGCGAGGCCATTGTGCAGCTGACCAACACCGAGCGGCTGGAGCTTGATCTGGCCGTGCCCGTCGATCTGGCGGCTTGGGCAAAACCGGGTGACGCGCTCTTGGTTGGCGAGGGCGACGCAGCGCAACCGGCAGCCGTTCGAGCGCTGGTGCCGGGACCGGCACAGTCGCGTCAATTGCATGCACGTCTGAAGCTGGACCGAATGTTCCGTGATCCGATTGGCGCTGCGCTGTCGGTGCGCTGGCCGAGTGCCAAGGCGCAAGTTGCGCTGACGGTGCCGGCCGATGCGATCGTGCGTCGGCCCGAAGGGACGCATTTGGTCCGCATTCAATCCGGTAAGGCCGAGCGCGTCCCGGTGACGTTGTCTGCCGAAGCGGGGCTGCGCGTTGCCGTCATTGGTGCGGTCAATCCAGGCGATCAAGTGGTGGTTCGCGGCGCCGAGCGCCTGCAGGATGGTGCCGAAGTGCAGGTTCTGGAGGCCACCCAAGTCGCCACGCGGGCAGGCGTGGCACCCGGTGGCCGCTGCGTGGGGCTGACACCATCGAGCAGTTGTTGA
- a CDS encoding efflux RND transporter permease subunit: MPAHWTQTYRAQIIVALLLLCGAGVMALFRLPLQLLPDLEEPSISIWTAWPGSAPSEIERAITEPQERVMRGLEGLSEISANANAGNSFLNLQFAPGTDLDPVFVEVISRLQRVPALPREASPPVVTRGSDGPERTLIYYFVQMLPGTEGPVERYQALVEQKVLPRLQQVPGVASARINSGPDSELRIEIDPVRAAALGIQLPSLVATLSSLDDVSAGAVEFGRTSYTLRLHGRFEPEALDQLPVGQIDGRVVRLSEIGQARFQRPDRAGFSYQNGNPALTLQLFRESNTNVLDTLARLDQEVAAIRDEVLTPAGLAMEKSFEPGIFIKRALSFLGGNLGLGLVAALICLWLFLRDVRATVLIAIAVPVSLCCTLLVLALLGRNLNMISIAGLAFAVGMVMDAAIVVVESALSEQKRGASLVQAAVQGTRRVAGALVASTVTTVAVFLPVLALKDVEGQVFADLALTISIAVVVSLAVALWVVPALLPMLIRSDADRRLDVAWPKLAARLASASEPTRRAVPIALLLVVGPILAAIWLAPPRDYLPPVKRAAVDAFLQMPPGMGADRIESELVQPILERMRPYMEGKQEPALLNYYIITWPNGGTLGARVKDPSRIGELETLLNDKILAGLPDMQAFAREGELFGAFGGGARSIWIHLRGSEIEALQTAAARAETLIRAALPNADVQTNPNAAADAVEIAVLPNDQRLAELGLNRAWLADSLRVLGDGRFLGEYFDGERRQPILLRAPAATALEDLAATPLATPAGAVGLGELADLSRTRAPAELRRVNFSRAVTVSIAPSDSEALEDVMALLSRDVLPTLRRDLPVGISLEVGGSAGKLDALSMSLLSNLGLALLCLALILMLLLRSAFDTAAVLATLPLAALGGVLGLRILGWFVPQPLDLLTMIGFVMLLSMVVANAVLLVSETRAAEADGNSLDAAIEIALSERLRALTLGALTGVVGALPLAVSPGPAAAIYRGLAAVTCGGVTLSLLLVAVLIPALLHLPRAWRGQHEPMNLINTSVPSHLGVSP; encoded by the coding sequence ATGCCCGCGCATTGGACGCAAACTTATCGCGCACAGATCATCGTTGCGTTGCTGCTGCTCTGCGGTGCCGGGGTGATGGCACTGTTCCGCTTGCCGCTGCAGCTGCTGCCTGATCTAGAAGAACCAAGCATCAGCATTTGGACGGCGTGGCCGGGTTCGGCCCCGAGCGAGATCGAACGCGCGATCACGGAGCCGCAAGAGCGCGTGATGCGCGGCTTGGAGGGCTTGTCCGAGATCAGCGCCAATGCGAATGCTGGCAACTCGTTTCTGAACCTTCAATTTGCACCCGGAACCGATCTCGACCCCGTGTTTGTCGAGGTCATCAGTCGCCTGCAGCGCGTCCCCGCGCTGCCGCGCGAGGCGAGTCCGCCGGTGGTGACGCGCGGCAGCGACGGTCCAGAACGCACGCTGATCTACTACTTTGTGCAGATGTTGCCGGGCACAGAAGGCCCCGTTGAGCGTTATCAGGCGCTCGTTGAACAGAAAGTGCTGCCGCGGTTGCAGCAAGTGCCAGGTGTTGCCAGCGCGCGTATCAACAGTGGGCCCGATAGCGAGTTGCGGATCGAGATTGATCCGGTGCGCGCCGCGGCGCTCGGTATTCAACTGCCGAGTCTGGTCGCAACGTTGTCGAGCCTCGACGATGTCTCGGCTGGTGCGGTCGAATTTGGTCGTACGAGTTACACCTTGCGTTTGCATGGTCGCTTTGAGCCGGAAGCGCTCGATCAGCTGCCCGTGGGCCAGATAGATGGTCGGGTCGTGCGTTTGTCGGAGATCGGCCAGGCGCGCTTCCAACGCCCGGACCGTGCGGGCTTTTCGTACCAGAACGGGAATCCGGCGCTCACCTTGCAACTGTTTCGGGAGTCGAACACCAATGTGCTCGACACCTTGGCGCGGCTTGATCAGGAGGTTGCGGCGATTCGCGATGAGGTGCTCACGCCGGCTGGTCTCGCGATGGAAAAGTCCTTCGAGCCGGGCATCTTCATCAAACGTGCGCTCAGCTTTCTTGGTGGCAATCTGGGGCTCGGCCTCGTCGCCGCATTGATCTGCTTGTGGCTGTTCCTGCGCGATGTGCGCGCGACCGTGCTGATTGCCATCGCGGTGCCAGTGTCGCTCTGTTGCACGTTGCTCGTGCTCGCGTTGCTTGGGCGCAACCTGAACATGATCTCGATCGCCGGCTTGGCGTTTGCCGTTGGGATGGTCATGGATGCGGCGATCGTTGTCGTGGAAAGTGCGCTGTCCGAGCAAAAGCGTGGGGCGAGTCTGGTGCAGGCGGCGGTGCAGGGTACGCGCCGTGTCGCGGGCGCACTGGTGGCCTCGACCGTCACGACGGTGGCGGTGTTCCTCCCCGTGCTGGCGCTGAAAGACGTTGAAGGTCAGGTGTTTGCTGACCTCGCGTTGACGATTTCGATTGCGGTCGTCGTATCGCTGGCGGTCGCGCTCTGGGTGGTCCCAGCGTTGTTGCCGATGCTCATTCGGTCGGACGCTGATCGGCGTCTCGATGTCGCCTGGCCAAAGCTCGCGGCGCGTCTCGCTAGTGCTTCAGAACCGACGCGCCGCGCTGTTCCGATTGCGTTGCTCCTGGTGGTCGGGCCGATCCTTGCCGCCATCTGGTTGGCGCCACCACGCGACTATCTGCCGCCCGTCAAACGAGCCGCCGTCGATGCCTTTCTGCAAATGCCGCCAGGCATGGGGGCGGACCGGATCGAGTCCGAACTCGTGCAACCGATCCTTGAGCGCATGCGTCCGTACATGGAAGGCAAGCAGGAGCCGGCGCTCTTGAACTACTACATCATCACGTGGCCGAATGGCGGCACGCTCGGCGCTCGCGTTAAGGACCCGAGTCGGATCGGCGAGTTGGAAACACTCTTGAACGACAAGATTCTGGCCGGCCTGCCCGACATGCAAGCGTTTGCCCGCGAGGGCGAGTTGTTTGGCGCGTTTGGGGGCGGTGCGCGCTCGATCTGGATTCACCTGCGCGGTTCCGAGATCGAGGCACTGCAAACTGCGGCAGCTCGGGCTGAAACCCTGATACGCGCGGCGCTGCCTAATGCCGATGTTCAGACCAATCCGAATGCCGCCGCCGATGCCGTTGAGATTGCCGTGTTGCCGAATGATCAGCGACTTGCGGAGTTGGGGCTGAACCGTGCCTGGTTGGCCGACAGTCTGCGTGTGCTCGGCGATGGTCGGTTTCTCGGCGAGTACTTCGATGGTGAGCGTCGACAGCCCATCCTGCTGCGCGCACCAGCGGCGACGGCATTGGAAGACTTGGCGGCAACGCCGCTGGCCACGCCTGCGGGTGCGGTAGGACTCGGTGAACTCGCGGACCTGTCGCGCACGCGCGCACCCGCAGAGCTGCGTCGGGTGAATTTCAGTCGCGCTGTGACCGTGTCGATTGCACCGAGTGATAGTGAGGCGCTGGAGGACGTGATGGCACTCCTATCTCGGGATGTGCTGCCGACGCTGCGCCGTGACTTGCCCGTCGGCATCAGCCTGGAGGTTGGCGGCAGTGCAGGCAAGCTCGACGCCTTGAGTATGAGCCTGCTCAGCAATCTTGGTCTCGCTTTGTTGTGCCTGGCATTGATCCTGATGTTGCTGCTGCGCTCAGCGTTCGACACCGCAGCGGTGTTGGCCACGTTGCCACTGGCTGCGTTGGGCGGGGTGCTCGGACTTCGCATTCTCGGCTGGTTTGTCCCGCAGCCGCTGGATCTGCTGACGATGATCGGATTCGTCATGTTGCTATCGATGGTGGTCGCGAATGCCGTGCTGTTGGTCAGCGAGACGCGGGCAGCCGAGGCCGACGGCAACAGTCTGGATGCGGCGATCGAAATCGCGCTATCCGAGCGCCTGCGTGCTCTGACGCTTGGTGCTCTGACTGGCGTCGTCGGCGCGCTGCCATTGGCAGTCAGTCCTGGCCCGGCAGCCGCAATCTACCGTGGACTCGCTGCGGTGACCTGCGGCGGCGTGACCTTGTCCTTGTTGCTCGTTGCCGTGCTCATCCCCGCGTTGCTGCACTTGCCGCGCGCCTGGCGCGGACAGCACGAACCCATGAACCTCATCAACACATCGGTGCCATCGCACCTTGGAGTCTCCCCATGA
- a CDS encoding serine/threonine-protein kinase, whose translation MTELHDDIVTGGAWHGSVGAEVGAGLGLHQRFAPGDRVGPFRLLSELGEGGTSVVFLADRDNGTFAQQVALKLWRDASSAHRAALTESNLLGRLNHPNIARIIDAGLLGDHGAWLAMAHVEGQCIDQAAKSLAADWRQRLAWLQQIANAVHHAHQQLIAHGDIKPSNVLIDRHGQPCLLDFGIGQFLHARDGSIGCTPGYASPEQLRGEPITAASDVYQLGRLSQMLLPASVPMPSAIRALLTALVSKAMATEPGERHDSAKTFEHELKRLRASKVPRSLQTSVWHHLALLWLRQSRPLIGGVLVLTLLGVLWWQSQLQHQQAAAQITRQQRAKDELARLNANLLVEALRSVGGDKEAFRNYVRDQQNTTLAESRLDPWVKYEILSGLANAHVETFDYPAARALIDDALRLRASIDPKPDLSVAYLRCLDAMAAALTGRINESRREANVSSALFTETAAQNPELAYRTQMCLGSTYVQIGDVATGDQYGRAASAFAATRYGKESREYVEALALNAEVARIRMEFDRAVTLNRYVSARMSRWYGPKARRAIEQFIRMQGTRAEAGEAAAAEQALAIVIADLAAAGQTDNYPYHAAHYYRAEALQMLGRYDEAATGFEVAVNLLIGHGMEAPTLHVVSDRAAASRLDQERGQAANTITALRAALQFIQQNETDPLIQAVMRAQLADALMDEGDAAAEVGPLLDAAEPVVASGFGPNSFHAALTTLQRVRWLVANGQTDAARIKLQLIDRATLNPTLPAHARLLIRLMAEDLALAAESDSPDALITSAEQMIAFANATFGADHPLTAAARLDAAMHLANAAPAWSLEQLDLARPVLARHHPASSRYRRLSDNLYLSLHQAPRIQQHAPKASLP comes from the coding sequence ATGACCGAGCTGCATGACGACATTGTCACCGGCGGCGCCTGGCACGGGTCGGTCGGTGCCGAAGTGGGCGCTGGTCTTGGCCTCCATCAACGCTTCGCGCCCGGGGATCGCGTCGGCCCGTTCCGTCTGCTATCCGAACTCGGCGAAGGCGGCACCAGCGTGGTGTTTCTGGCAGATCGCGACAACGGCACCTTTGCACAACAGGTGGCGTTGAAGCTCTGGCGTGATGCCAGCTCCGCACATCGTGCCGCGCTGACAGAGAGCAACTTGCTCGGCCGCCTGAACCATCCGAACATCGCGAGAATCATCGATGCGGGGTTGCTCGGCGACCACGGCGCCTGGCTTGCGATGGCGCATGTCGAGGGCCAGTGCATCGATCAAGCGGCCAAATCGCTGGCGGCGGACTGGCGGCAACGCCTCGCTTGGCTCCAGCAGATCGCGAACGCGGTCCACCATGCCCACCAACAGCTCATCGCGCATGGCGACATCAAGCCCAGCAATGTGTTGATCGATCGACATGGCCAACCCTGCCTACTCGATTTTGGCATTGGTCAGTTTCTGCATGCGCGCGACGGCAGCATCGGCTGCACGCCAGGGTATGCCAGTCCGGAGCAACTGCGCGGCGAGCCGATTACCGCCGCGAGCGATGTCTATCAGCTGGGCCGATTGAGCCAGATGCTGTTACCGGCGAGCGTGCCGATGCCGAGCGCGATCCGTGCCTTGTTGACGGCACTGGTCAGCAAAGCGATGGCGACCGAGCCTGGCGAGCGCCACGACAGCGCGAAGACATTTGAACACGAACTGAAACGTCTGCGCGCCAGCAAAGTGCCGCGCTCCTTGCAAACTTCGGTTTGGCATCATTTGGCGTTGCTCTGGTTGCGGCAGTCACGCCCGCTGATCGGCGGTGTGCTCGTCCTGACGCTGCTCGGCGTGCTGTGGTGGCAGTCGCAACTCCAGCATCAGCAAGCTGCGGCGCAAATTACCCGGCAACAGCGCGCAAAGGACGAACTCGCAAGGCTGAACGCGAATCTACTTGTTGAAGCACTGCGCTCGGTGGGCGGCGACAAGGAAGCGTTCCGCAACTATGTGCGTGACCAACAGAACACCACGCTTGCGGAAAGTCGCCTCGACCCTTGGGTCAAGTACGAGATTTTAAGTGGCCTCGCGAATGCTCATGTCGAGACGTTCGACTACCCAGCAGCGCGCGCGCTGATCGACGACGCCTTGCGCCTCCGCGCGAGCATTGACCCGAAACCCGACTTGAGTGTGGCCTACCTTCGTTGCCTCGATGCGATGGCCGCTGCGTTGACGGGGCGGATCAACGAGTCGCGGCGCGAGGCCAACGTCAGCAGTGCCTTGTTTACTGAAACGGCGGCGCAGAACCCAGAACTCGCCTATCGCACGCAGATGTGCCTGGGCAGCACGTATGTGCAGATCGGCGATGTCGCCACTGGCGATCAATACGGACGTGCCGCCAGTGCCTTTGCTGCGACGCGCTACGGCAAAGAGAGCCGCGAGTATGTCGAGGCGCTCGCCTTGAACGCCGAGGTTGCCCGCATCCGCATGGAGTTTGACCGTGCCGTAACGCTGAACCGCTATGTCTCCGCGCGTATGAGCCGTTGGTATGGCCCCAAAGCGCGGCGCGCGATCGAACAGTTCATCCGCATGCAAGGTACCCGCGCTGAGGCCGGCGAGGCAGCGGCAGCGGAGCAGGCGCTGGCGATTGTGATCGCCGATCTTGCCGCGGCCGGCCAAACCGACAACTATCCGTATCACGCAGCGCACTACTATCGTGCCGAAGCCTTGCAGATGCTTGGGCGTTACGACGAAGCGGCCACCGGCTTTGAGGTCGCGGTGAACTTGCTGATCGGTCACGGGATGGAGGCGCCGACGCTGCACGTGGTGAGCGATCGGGCCGCCGCATCGCGGCTCGATCAGGAGCGCGGACAGGCAGCGAACACCATCACGGCACTGCGCGCCGCGCTTCAATTCATCCAGCAGAATGAAACGGATCCATTGATCCAGGCGGTAATGCGTGCGCAACTCGCCGATGCCCTGATGGATGAGGGCGACGCCGCAGCCGAAGTTGGGCCGCTCCTCGATGCCGCTGAACCGGTTGTCGCGTCAGGCTTTGGCCCGAATTCGTTTCATGCTGCGTTGACCACCTTGCAGCGTGTGCGCTGGCTGGTTGCCAATGGCCAGACCGATGCCGCCCGAATCAAGCTCCAGCTGATTGATCGCGCAACGTTGAATCCGACGCTCCCCGCGCATGCGCGGTTGCTGATTCGACTGATGGCAGAAGATTTGGCGCTGGCGGCCGAATCAGACTCACCGGATGCACTGATCACGTCAGCCGAGCAGATGATTGCATTTGCTAACGCCACGTTCGGCGCAGATCACCCCTTGACCGCTGCCGCGCGCCTTGATGCCGCCATGCACTTGGCCAATGCTGCGCCGGCTTGGTCGCTGGAACAACTCGATCTGGCCCGCCCCGTGCTCGCCAGACACCATCCAGCGAGCAGCAGGTATCGGCGATTGTCCGACAACCTGTACCTGAGCTTGCACCAGGCACCGCGTATACAACAACACGCTCCCAAGGCGTCTTTGCCATGA
- a CDS encoding ECF-type sigma factor translates to MTAQSLSAAVPEFLGQSDVYAELKRLARRQLHRQQQGATLNTTALVHEACLRLAGPRRSDPAEQAHWLNLAVRAMRQVLCDHARKRLLRQSHVDPAGADLIGELPAPEYQALAESRRLLKIDALLTELAESQPRRAYVLDARFFGGLSDQETALAAGLSLRTVQREWQLAKEWLKRRLQDTD, encoded by the coding sequence ATGACTGCACAATCATTGTCGGCAGCCGTACCTGAGTTTCTGGGTCAGTCCGACGTCTATGCTGAACTGAAGCGGCTGGCGCGTCGTCAGTTGCATCGCCAGCAGCAAGGCGCGACGCTGAACACCACCGCGCTCGTTCACGAAGCTTGCCTGAGACTCGCTGGACCGAGACGGAGTGATCCCGCCGAGCAGGCGCATTGGTTGAACCTCGCGGTTCGCGCCATGCGCCAGGTTCTCTGCGATCACGCGCGCAAGCGCCTGCTGCGCCAGAGCCATGTTGATCCGGCTGGCGCTGATCTGATCGGCGAGTTGCCAGCTCCAGAGTACCAGGCGTTGGCGGAATCCCGCCGGCTACTGAAAATCGATGCACTGCTGACTGAGCTCGCCGAATCGCAACCACGACGCGCCTATGTGCTCGACGCTCGCTTTTTTGGCGGCCTCAGCGATCAGGAAACGGCATTGGCAGCGGGCTTGAGTCTTCGAACCGTACAGCGCGAGTGGCAGCTTGCGAAAGAATGGTTGAAGCGGCGACTGCAAGACACTGACTGA
- the fdhD gene encoding formate dehydrogenase accessory sulfurtransferase FdhD: MNPALTAATAVRHDDAGTHSRPEIVLVEAPVALVFNGQSPLVLMATPVALDDLITGWALSERVIDDASELQVLDIVAQGEAWQVEASIPDALMPRLAGHGRVGAPNSACGLCGTERLSDAMRAPQPTERMPAMPWPTLSELQGLLREFNDHQVLNQQTGAAHAAAWVDDLGMLLREDVGRHNALDKLIGARARSGRSRHSGLLLMSSRASYELVHKAVSAGISRMLVMSAPTSAAIAQANQYQLELAAFTRELGFTHYAR, encoded by the coding sequence GTGAACCCGGCGCTGACTGCGGCAACGGCTGTCCGCCACGACGACGCGGGCACCCATTCGCGTCCGGAGATCGTGCTGGTCGAAGCGCCCGTAGCATTGGTCTTTAACGGCCAGAGCCCGCTCGTGTTGATGGCCACGCCCGTGGCGCTTGATGACCTGATCACGGGCTGGGCGCTGAGCGAGCGCGTGATCGATGACGCAAGCGAATTGCAGGTTCTCGACATCGTTGCGCAGGGCGAGGCGTGGCAGGTCGAAGCGAGCATTCCCGACGCGTTGATGCCGCGCCTCGCGGGTCACGGTCGCGTTGGTGCACCCAACAGCGCGTGTGGTTTGTGTGGCACCGAGCGATTGAGCGATGCCATGCGCGCACCGCAGCCAACCGAGCGCATGCCGGCAATGCCGTGGCCGACGCTTTCTGAGCTGCAAGGGCTGTTGCGAGAATTCAATGATCACCAAGTCTTGAATCAGCAAACTGGAGCGGCTCACGCCGCCGCTTGGGTCGATGACCTGGGCATGCTGCTTCGCGAGGATGTCGGCCGCCACAACGCGCTCGATAAACTCATCGGCGCGCGCGCGCGTTCGGGTCGCTCACGTCACTCGGGCCTGCTGCTGATGAGCTCACGGGCATCCTATGAGCTGGTGCACAAGGCGGTCAGCGCTGGCATCAGCCGAATGCTGGTGATGTCGGCGCCAACGAGTGCGGCGATTGCGCAAGCCAATCAATATCAGCTGGAGCTCGCAGCGTTCACGCGCGAGCTTGGCTTTACCCACTACGCACGGTAA